In Nasonia vitripennis strain AsymCx chromosome 2, Nvit_psr_1.1, whole genome shotgun sequence, a genomic segment contains:
- the LOC116416114 gene encoding uncharacterized protein LOC116416114, whose protein sequence is MPRKCYGKPYTTRHIRRQISERRASIMKDVNAQFLQYLDLACQTFENDCEENEEHNKNVNNTDTYADDMNFEACINICTQKDNTASLYCKQLSVEKFNEYDVCSQKSHNVHNSNTLSTGINEMQQSDFGESAKERTEAKMHSVDPFMLFLQNINDSEISSDSESDSQETDSLSDNNGKDAKFVDSLRNFCLKYIHTIPHVAVNDLLHILRENTNTYFPKDARSLLKTPRFTELHQMNNGQYCHYGLKRAITIFVLNFIEKNINVDSIQLLVNIDGAPLATSSEKGLWIISCSETVLNDVELVGIYHGEDKPPDSNTLVKMFVDELILLCNHGFECDSKVYKITLRALICDAPAKAYILKVKYHTGYCSCTKCQKEGEWLNKICFPGDIATLRTDQDFRDYKYVDEEYQRERTILADIPNFGLVTNVPLDYMHLVCLGVTLKLIEQWISGRSKVKLSEYQRKMISDRLVNLQKYMPSDFSRKPRKFQNVRRLWKAHELRQFLLYSGPVVLYNILDENAYFNFLLLHVAISILVNPILSSNDCYLHYAEQLLTNFVKSFQVLYGANNVTHNVHNLLHVVGDVREYGCLDSFSAFRFENHIRKIKQLVRKGDKPLQQIHRRLGEIVACKTYSVDINNKTSVLSKNYYNGPILPSHSRDNQFQIFRKSSLYLNIADSKSNCVLLKNGMVVECLNFVENIDKNQFIMGKPLETIDNFYSYPLDSRTLNIKVVKYSNENLQSYSCGSILAKLCKLPYNENFVVFPLIHTYNFEAN, encoded by the coding sequence ATGCCAAGAAAGTGTTATGGCAAACCTTATACGACAAGGCATATCCGCCGACAAATCAGTGAAAGAAGAGCATCTATAATGAAAGATGTAAATGctcaatttttacaatatcttGACTTAGCCTGCCAAACCTTTGAAAATGATTGCGAAGAAAACGAAGaacataataaaaatgtgAATAATACGGATACTTATGCAGATGATATGAATTTTGAAGCATGTATAAATATCTGTACACAAAAAGATAATACTGCAAGTTTATATTGTAAGCAATTAAGTGtagaaaaattcaatgaatATGATGTTTGCTCACAAAAGTCTCACAATGTACATAATAGTAATACTTTATCTACTGGTATCAATGAAATGCAGCAAAGTGATTTTGGAGAATCTGCAAAAGAAAGAACAGAGGCAAAAATGCATAGTGTTGATCCATTTATGCTTTTCCTACAGAATATTAATGACAGTGAAATAAGTAGTGACTCAGAAAGTGATTCACAAGAGACTGACAGTTTATCTGATAACAATGGAAAAGATGCCAAATTTGTTGATTCTCTTCGAAATTTCTGTTTGAAGTACATCCATACTATACCTCACGTTGCGGTCAATGACCTATTACATATCTTGAGGGAAAATACAAATACATATTTCCCAAAAGACGCTCGTAGTCTATTGAAAACGCCAAGATTTACGGAACTACATCAAATGAATAATGGACAGTATTGCCATTATGGATTAAAACGTGCCATTACTATTTTTGTGCtgaattttatagaaaaaaatataaacgttGATTCAATACAATTGCTTGTCAACATCGATGGTGCTCCTTTAGCCACATCCTCCGAAAAAGGGCTATGGATTATTTCATGCTCGGAAACAGTATTGAACGATGTCGAATTAGTTGGCATCTATCACGGAGAAGATAAGCCTCCCGACAGCAACACTTTAGTCAAAATGTTTGTGGACGAATTAATACTTTTATGTAATCATGGTTTCGAGTGTGATAGCAAAGTATATAAAATCACATTACGAGCCCTCATATGTGACGCCCcagcaaaagcttatatcttaaaagtgaaatatcACACAGGATATTGCAGTTGTACAAAGTGTCAGAAAGAAGGTGAATggctaaataaaatttgttttcctGGTGATATTGCTACTTTAAGAACAGATCAAGATTTTAGAGATTATAAGTATGTGGATGAAGAGTATCAACGTGAACGAACCATTCTAGCTGACATTCCGAATTTCGGATTGGTCACAAATGTTCCGTTAGATTACATGCATCTCGTTTGTTTGGGCGTAACGTTAAAATTAATTGAGCAATGGATAAGCGGAAGAAGCAAAGTGAAATTATCTGAATATCAGCGAAAAATGATATCTGACCGATTAGTGAACCTACAAAAATATATGCCGTCCGACTTTAGCAGAAAGCcgagaaaatttcaaaatgttCGACGTTTGTGGAAAGCGCACGAGCTTAGGCAATTTTTGTTGTACTCAGGGCCCGTAgtactatataatattttagatgaaaatgcatattttaattttttactctTGCACGTGGCTATATCAATATTAGTTAACCCTATTCTGTCTTctaatgattgttatttacATTATGCTGAACAGCTTTTGACGAATTTCGTTAAAAGTTTTCAAGTTTTATATGGTGCTAATAACGTGACGCATAACGTTCATAACCTTTTACATGTCGTTGGAGATGTAAGAGAGTACGGTTGCTTAGACTCTTTCAGTGCTTTTCGTTTCGAAAATCACAtccgaaaaataaagcaattagTAAGAAAAGGGGATAAACCTTTGCAGCAAATACATCGCAGATTAGGAGAAATCGTAGCATGTAAAACATATTCAGTGGatataaataacaaaacttctgtattgtcaaaaaattattataatggtCCTATACTTCCATCTCATTCACGAGATAATCAGTTtcaaatttttagaaaaagctCATTATACTTAAATATTGCTGATAGCAAAAGTAATTGTGtcttattaaaaaatggtATGGTCGTCGAATGCTTAAATTTCGTTGAAAACATAGACAAAAATCAGTTCATTATGGGTAAACCGTTGGAAACAATCGATAACTTTTACTCTTATCCGTTAGATTCCAGGACTTTAAATATTAAAGTAGTGAAATATAgcaatgaaaatttacaatcATACTCTTGCGGATCGATTTTAGCGAAATTATGTAAGTTACCGTATAATGAAAACTTTGTAGTCTTCCCACTTATCCATACCTACAATTTTGaagcaaattaa